CCGGCACAAAAATAATGCGATCCAGCCCACTGGCACGTTTGGCTTCTAATTCCAGCGCCAGAGAACGTTTCCAGCTCTCTTCCGACATCGGCGTTACAATGCCTGTCGTACCAATAATTGAAATGCCCCCCTTAATCCCCAACCTGTCGTTATAGGTTTTCTTCGCCCGCTCTTCGCCTTCGGGGGCAAAGATGACGATATTTGCCCCGCGGTGCGAACCTATGACCTCCCGTACTGCTTCTTCAATGGTATACCTTGGGGTTTTATTAATGGCCGCCCAGCCAATCGGCAAACCAACGCCCACTCGTGTTATCCTGCCAATACCTTCACCACCATCCAGTGTGATCACTTTGCTGTCATTGAGGGAGACACGGGCAAAAATCAACATGCCGTGGGTTGCATCTACATCATCGCCACCATCTTTGCGGATAGCCGCCACCGCCTGCTGTCCTTCAATCAAGGGTTGCTCGACATTCAATACCAATGTGATACCAGAAGGCGTGACAATCGAAATTTGATGAATAATCTGCTGACGCAAGATCATCAATGCTGCAACCTTGGCCGCCGCCGTAGCACAAGATCCCGTGGTATAACCTTTGCGATATTGCTTTCCCCTATGCCAAACCGTTCCGAGGCCATTGGCTTGCATCTCATTGGTTTCATTCATGCCTGACCTCCGGCATCCTGTACAGAATGGCGTTGATAATGGCAGCAGCAATATTGCTTCCTCCTTTGCGTCCTTTTGCTGCAATGCAACTTAATCCGCTATTGATCAGGGCATGTTTTGATTCCTCTGCGCCAACAAACCCAACAGGCACACCAACGACTGCAATGGGTACAAATGAATGCTCCATCAAACGAAACAGTGCAGTCGGGGCGTTACCAAAGACAAAAATTTTCTCTCCGGCGTCTTGCAGAGCCAGATCAACGGCTGCCATTGAACGTGTGATTTGCTGGACTTTTGCCATTTGCATGGTGCGGGGATCGCTGACATAACAACGGCATTCGCTGCCATACTGAGCCAGACACGTTTTATTGATGCCAGATAACACCATCGTCGTATCGGTATATAACGTACAGCCACGCAATATAGCGTCGCGAATGCGGGACAAAACATCGGGAGAAAAATAGAGAATATCAAGCCAATCAAAATCAGCGGTGGTATGGATCACCCGTTTGACCACCGCTTCTTGATCTGCATCCATAAAACGGTAATCAGGCCGCGCTTCGAAAATAAGCCGGCTGATAATATCAAAGCTATTTCTTTCTATCTGTTGGGGTTGTCGGATGTAATCACTCATATTGTTCCCTTC
The sequence above is drawn from the Xenorhabdus ishibashii genome and encodes:
- a CDS encoding cobalt-precorrin-8 methylmutase, whose amino-acid sequence is MSDYIRQPQQIERNSFDIISRLIFEARPDYRFMDADQEAVVKRVIHTTADFDWLDILYFSPDVLSRIRDAILRGCTLYTDTTMVLSGINKTCLAQYGSECRCYVSDPRTMQMAKVQQITRSMAAVDLALQDAGEKIFVFGNAPTALFRLMEHSFVPIAVVGVPVGFVGAEESKHALINSGLSCIAAKGRKGGSNIAAAIINAILYRMPEVRHE
- the cbiD gene encoding cobalt-precorrin-5B (C(1))-methyltransferase CbiD; its protein translation is MNETNEMQANGLGTVWHRGKQYRKGYTTGSCATAAAKVAALMILRQQIIHQISIVTPSGITLVLNVEQPLIEGQQAVAAIRKDGGDDVDATHGMLIFARVSLNDSKVITLDGGEGIGRITRVGVGLPIGWAAINKTPRYTIEEAVREVIGSHRGANIVIFAPEGEERAKKTYNDRLGIKGGISIIGTTGIVTPMSEESWKRSLALELEAKRASGLDRIIFVPGNHGERFVSRQLGINANYVVTMSNFVGYMLQEAVRLEFRHVVLVGHVGKLVKIAAGIFHTHSHIADGRMETLIANLALIGAPFELIQAVDQCDTTEAAIELIAEQGWQTVYPQIARKICGRIDQMLRFASGKPQCDAILFSFDNQILGCNRPVDTIVKDFTEACR